From a region of the Eublepharis macularius isolate TG4126 chromosome 7, MPM_Emac_v1.0, whole genome shotgun sequence genome:
- the BCL2 gene encoding apoptosis regulator Bcl-2, with amino-acid sequence MAHPGIRDYNNREIVLRYIHYKLSQRGYDWIAGGDGVSLPPPAAGGTFPALARLASLPSESPGSAAASDIGLDDELHPVPQVVHLTLCQAGDEFSRRYQRDFAQMSDQLHLTQVTARSSFVAVVEELFRDEVNWGRIVAFFEFGGMMCVESVSQEMYTLVDNIAVWMTEYLNRHLYNWIQDNGGWVGSQLIHLCLFFHVR; translated from the coding sequence ATGGCTCATCCTGGAATAAGAGATTACAATAACAGGGAGATAGTGCTGAGGTACATCCATTACAAGCTGTCACAGAGAGGATATGACTGGATTGCCGGTGGAGATGGAGTGagccttcctcctcctgctgctggtgGGACCTTCCCTGCCCTCGCTCGGCTGGCATCTTTGCCTTCTGAATCACCTGGTTCAGCTGCTGCTAGTGATATTGGCCTGGATGATGAGTTACACCCTGTGCCACAGGTTGTCCACTTGACTTTATGCCAAGCCGGCGATGAGTTTTCACGACGTTATCAGAGGGACTTTGCTCAGATGTCTGACCAGCTGCACTTGACCCAGGTCACTGCCAGAAGTAGTTTTGTGGCCGTCGTAGAGGAGCTGTTCCGAGACGAGGTTAATTGGGGGAGGATTGTTGCCTTCTTTGAATTTGGTGGCATGATGTGTGTGGAGAGTGTCAGTCAAGAGATGTATACTCTTGTTGACAATATCGCTGTGTGGATGACGGAGTACCTGAACAGACACCTGTACAATTGGATCCAGGACAATGGAGGTTGGGTAGGTAGCCAGTTGATTCATCTGTGTTTGTTTTTCCATGTGCGGTAA